From the genome of Candidatus Cloacimonadota bacterium:
TTCATCGATCGTTATCTTTCTGCTGTCATGCCCCAGATCTTTCTCGGCACTTTTTATAATTGGAACAAATATGAGCGATACAACAATGACAAACAGGATTAATAATGTATTTTCAATCGAATTGAGGGTGGGTATGAAAAAGAAATAGAGCAAAGCTGTAATGATTGATGTGATCGTTCCCGAAAGGACAGGAAAGTATCCTACAAAACAAAACGAAACCAGTAAATTTCTACAGAATTTCAACATTATTAATACAGAGCGTCGGTCTCAATCCTTTCAATATCAGCACCAAGT
Proteins encoded in this window:
- a CDS encoding phosphatidylglycerophosphatase A, whose protein sequence is MLKFCRNLLVSFCFVGYFPVLSGTITSIITALLYFFFIPTLNSIENTLLILFVIVVSLIFVPIIKSAEKDLGHDSRKITIDEVIGFFFAVMFLPHTPMVFIYALVLFRVFDIVKPTPINQLQKLPHGWGVLADDIAAGIVTNIIIQILLNVFPQFF